One Sphingomonas limnosediminicola DNA segment encodes these proteins:
- the cysQ gene encoding 3'(2'),5'-bisphosphate nucleotidase CysQ — protein MTIDHRRLVDELADAAREAGEAILTVVRRGFEVETKGDASPVTEADRAAELVILAALARAAPGVPVIAEEEVAAGRIPAHGDFYFLVDPLDGTKEFVRGGDDYTVNIGLIEGGAPLLGVVYAPATGTLHAGWIGDGAWVDRGNGRQSIRTRRRGAETMAVASKSHLNQATIDYLQAAVGTCGYVSVGSSLKFCIVAEGQADIYPRASPTSEWDTAAGHAVLLAAGGAVDGPDGAPLHYGKRAFLNRGFVATSGWKAPRLDEYLEPFSGGGDLPQGV, from the coding sequence GTGACCATCGACCATCGGCGGCTCGTCGACGAGCTCGCCGACGCCGCGCGGGAGGCGGGTGAGGCGATACTCACGGTCGTCCGACGCGGTTTCGAGGTTGAAACGAAGGGCGATGCTTCGCCGGTCACGGAGGCCGATCGCGCGGCGGAGCTGGTCATCCTCGCGGCTCTGGCGAGGGCCGCACCTGGCGTGCCCGTTATTGCCGAAGAGGAAGTCGCGGCCGGGCGAATTCCGGCGCATGGCGATTTCTATTTCCTGGTGGACCCGCTGGATGGCACGAAGGAGTTCGTTCGGGGAGGCGACGATTACACGGTCAACATCGGTTTGATCGAGGGCGGTGCTCCCTTGCTTGGCGTTGTCTACGCGCCAGCGACAGGGACTCTCCATGCAGGGTGGATCGGCGACGGTGCATGGGTCGATCGCGGAAACGGGCGGCAATCGATCAGGACCCGCAGGCGCGGGGCGGAGACGATGGCGGTCGCCTCCAAGTCCCATCTCAACCAGGCGACGATTGATTACCTTCAGGCCGCGGTTGGCACCTGTGGTTACGTCTCGGTGGGCTCATCGCTGAAGTTCTGCATCGTTGCGGAGGGACAAGCGGACATCTACCCGCGAGCTTCGCCAACCAGCGAATGGGATACGGCCGCGGGCCACGCGGTATTGCTCGCCGCTGGTGGCGCGGTCGACGGCCCGGACGGAGCGCCTCTACACTACGGCAAGCGCGCTTTTCTCAACCGCGGCTTCGTGGCGACCTCGGGATGGAAAGCCCCGCGGCTCGACGAATATCTTGAGCCATTTTCGGGCGGCGGTGACCTGCCGCAAGGCGTTTGA
- a CDS encoding helix-turn-helix transcriptional regulator, translating into MITRIREVRRARGMTLEDVAQACDPQTTPQTIGRLETGTRTVSVGWLNRLAKALGVDAQDLVQADDTAELNVIAVLGPSGAMAPKRAAIVVPPRVDEGQVALTVTASVGQYHAGDEIWCEMLQPADFARGMNRDVLVPRPAGRFLFGRLINRDDERLQILPLEAGGRQQVVTNPPWIAVASKLVRSL; encoded by the coding sequence ATGATCACCCGAATCCGGGAGGTGCGCAGGGCGCGCGGGATGACGCTCGAAGACGTCGCGCAAGCCTGCGATCCGCAGACAACCCCACAGACGATCGGTCGACTTGAAACCGGAACGCGAACCGTCTCGGTTGGCTGGCTGAACCGCCTTGCCAAGGCCCTGGGAGTTGACGCGCAAGATCTTGTCCAGGCTGACGACACCGCAGAGCTCAACGTAATCGCCGTGCTTGGCCCGAGCGGCGCAATGGCTCCGAAACGCGCGGCGATCGTCGTCCCTCCCCGCGTCGATGAGGGGCAAGTAGCGCTGACGGTGACCGCAAGCGTCGGCCAGTATCACGCAGGCGATGAGATCTGGTGCGAGATGCTCCAGCCCGCAGACTTTGCCCGCGGCATGAATCGCGACGTACTTGTGCCGCGCCCCGCCGGCCGCTTCCTGTTCGGTCGGCTTATCAACCGCGACGACGAGCGGCTCCAAATTCTACCGCTCGAAGCCGGTGGGCGTCAGCAGGTTGTCACCAATCCACCCTGGATCGCGGTCGCTTCAAAGTTGGTGCGGAGTCTTTGA
- the rpsF gene encoding 30S ribosomal protein S6, with translation MPLYEHVFLARQDLAQAQVDALAENATKIITDNGGKIAKTETWGLRSLAYRIAKNRKAHYVALDIDSPPAAIAELERQSNINEDIIRFLTIRVDEHEAGPSAMMRRGEKERERRSDRGDRDDRPNFRAREEEVE, from the coding sequence ATGCCGCTCTACGAGCATGTTTTCCTCGCGCGTCAGGACCTAGCTCAGGCTCAGGTCGATGCGCTCGCGGAAAACGCTACCAAAATCATCACCGACAATGGCGGCAAGATCGCCAAGACGGAGACCTGGGGTCTTCGCAGCCTTGCCTATCGCATCGCGAAGAACCGCAAGGCGCACTATGTCGCCCTCGACATCGACAGCCCGCCGGCAGCGATTGCGGAGCTCGAGCGCCAGTCGAACATCAACGAGGACATCATCCGCTTCCTCACCATCCGCGTCGACGAGCACGAAGCTGGCCCGTCCGCGATGATGCGCCGCGGCGAGAAGGAGCGCGAGCGTCGTTCCGATCGTGGCGATCGCGATGACCGTCCCAACTTCCGCGCCCGCGAAGAGGAGGTCGAATAA
- a CDS encoding glutathione S-transferase family protein codes for MIVYGSSLSPYVRKVVAFAAEKNIELELQPTGFPNHSPEYLEASPFRKMPALRDGDYVLSDSSAIVHYLEAKVPEPKLIPGDAKLRGKTIWFDEFADTILVSCGAKIFFNLIVAPRFLKQPGDPEAAKQAELNDLPPILEYLEKTVPTGDGYLVGDGLTLADIAVASPFANFRHTETRVCPDRYPRTVAYVDRILARPSIAPWIEQEAALLAKTAA; via the coding sequence ATGATTGTCTACGGATCGTCCTTGTCGCCATATGTGCGCAAGGTCGTGGCCTTCGCGGCGGAGAAAAACATCGAGCTGGAGCTTCAGCCGACCGGTTTCCCCAACCACTCCCCGGAATATCTTGAAGCGAGCCCCTTCCGCAAAATGCCGGCCCTTCGTGACGGCGACTACGTCCTCTCGGACTCGAGCGCGATCGTTCATTACCTGGAGGCGAAAGTCCCCGAGCCCAAGCTAATTCCTGGCGATGCGAAGCTTCGCGGGAAGACCATCTGGTTCGACGAGTTTGCCGACACGATCCTCGTCAGTTGCGGTGCCAAGATCTTCTTCAACCTGATCGTCGCGCCGCGTTTTCTCAAGCAGCCGGGTGACCCGGAAGCAGCGAAGCAGGCGGAGTTGAACGACCTGCCGCCGATCCTGGAATATCTGGAGAAGACCGTGCCCACCGGCGACGGTTACCTTGTCGGCGACGGCCTCACGCTTGCGGACATTGCGGTCGCGAGTCCGTTCGCGAATTTCCGCCACACGGAGACACGCGTTTGTCCTGACCGCTATCCGCGGACTGTCGCTTACGTCGACCGTATCCTCGCGCGGCCGAGCATCGCGCCGTGGATCGAGCAGGAGGCGGCGCTTCTCGCCAAGACGGCGGCCTGA
- the rplI gene encoding 50S ribosomal protein L9 encodes MDVILLERVEKLGAIGDVVKVKDGFARNYLLPRKKALRANEANRKVFEANRAKIEEDNANRRTEAESASNGVDGKTVQLIRQASNTGQLYGSVSARDIVDALEAEGAKVTKSQVVLDRPIKAIGMHEIKVALHPEVSVTVKVNVARSPEEAELQAQGVDVMAQMFERDDAGFTEAYDPNAEPGATAETNEASAEAPEAPAADAEETQA; translated from the coding sequence ATGGATGTTATCCTGCTTGAGCGCGTCGAAAAGCTCGGCGCCATTGGCGACGTGGTGAAGGTCAAGGACGGCTTTGCCCGTAACTACCTTCTGCCGCGCAAGAAGGCGCTCCGCGCCAACGAAGCGAACCGCAAGGTCTTCGAAGCCAACCGCGCGAAGATCGAAGAAGACAATGCCAACCGCCGCACCGAGGCCGAAAGCGCCTCGAACGGTGTCGACGGCAAGACAGTTCAGCTGATCCGTCAGGCTTCGAACACCGGTCAGCTCTACGGTTCGGTCAGCGCGCGCGACATCGTCGACGCGCTGGAAGCCGAGGGCGCGAAGGTGACCAAGAGCCAAGTCGTGCTCGATCGCCCGATCAAGGCCATCGGCATGCACGAGATCAAGGTCGCTCTACACCCGGAAGTGTCGGTGACCGTGAAGGTCAACGTCGCTCGCTCGCCGGAGGAGGCAGAACTGCAGGCACAGGGCGTCGACGTCATGGCGCAGATGTTCGAGCGTGACGATGCGGGCTTCACGGAGGCCTACGACCCGAACGCCGAACCCGGTGCGACAGCGGAGACCAACGAGGCCAGCGCGGAAGCTCCCGAGGCCCCGGCGGCCGACGCGGAAGAGACCCAGGCTTAA
- a CDS encoding APC family permease gives MTEEPVILDANVEPSSRMLGKWMSAAMVVGSMVGSGIYLLPTTLAPFGSNLVIAFLLTGFGTMCLAFALARLAARIPGGPFAYVDQAFGEKTAFVTLWCYTFSQVTGVSGVAVAVAGALGHVWPSVVSGPPLIGVALCSIFALLIVNLRGTRSAGALQIVTVVIKLVPLLAVMALVLGRFGSGSGVEPLAAVPLSFSGVIAAAALTLFSLTGFEGAAMTARVTRDSTTTVPRATILGTGFTAVVYLLATVAVLLLLPSAVAAKSGAPFADAISPLLGATAGIFVALIAAVSAFGTANSLLLMAAETARTMGQAGDLPPVFARANGRGAPAGAIWICSILSALLVLASSSKNFVNVYVFITLVSTVLALVLYIVCAAAALKLRAGGKWTAIVAIGVVYSIAMFIGSGVEVLLWGAAVALAGLPIRAISRWLNGSSRAAAESPASPLG, from the coding sequence ATGACCGAAGAGCCCGTGATCCTCGACGCGAACGTAGAGCCTTCGTCACGGATGCTTGGTAAGTGGATGAGCGCGGCCATGGTCGTCGGCTCGATGGTCGGTTCAGGCATCTACCTGTTGCCCACGACGCTCGCGCCTTTTGGAAGCAACCTGGTCATTGCGTTCCTGCTCACCGGCTTCGGCACCATGTGCCTGGCCTTTGCGCTGGCCCGGCTCGCCGCGCGAATACCGGGCGGCCCCTTCGCCTACGTCGACCAGGCATTCGGCGAAAAGACTGCGTTCGTAACCCTGTGGTGTTACACTTTCTCTCAGGTCACCGGCGTCAGCGGCGTTGCAGTCGCCGTCGCGGGCGCGCTCGGACATGTCTGGCCAAGCGTGGTGTCGGGACCACCACTTATCGGCGTCGCGCTCTGCTCGATTTTCGCCTTGCTGATCGTGAATCTCCGCGGCACGCGGTCGGCGGGCGCGCTGCAAATCGTCACGGTCGTCATCAAGCTGGTGCCGCTCCTTGCGGTCATGGCGCTCGTGCTCGGGCGCTTCGGTTCTGGCTCCGGGGTTGAACCACTCGCCGCGGTGCCACTGAGCTTCAGCGGAGTCATTGCCGCTGCCGCCCTCACGCTCTTTTCGCTGACTGGCTTCGAAGGTGCTGCAATGACTGCCCGCGTCACGCGCGATTCAACGACCACGGTCCCCCGCGCCACGATCCTCGGCACGGGGTTCACGGCGGTCGTCTATCTTCTCGCGACGGTCGCAGTGCTCCTGCTCCTGCCGAGCGCGGTCGCGGCGAAGAGCGGCGCCCCGTTCGCCGACGCTATCTCACCATTGCTGGGCGCCACGGCAGGCATCTTCGTAGCGCTTATCGCTGCCGTTAGCGCCTTCGGTACGGCCAACTCGCTGCTACTGATGGCGGCCGAAACCGCCCGCACCATGGGTCAGGCCGGCGACCTGCCGCCGGTGTTCGCCCGTGCCAATGGCCGGGGCGCACCCGCCGGCGCAATTTGGATCTGCTCCATTCTGTCCGCATTGCTAGTGCTCGCGAGCTCATCGAAGAATTTCGTGAACGTCTACGTGTTCATCACACTCGTTTCGACGGTCCTGGCGCTGGTGCTGTACATCGTCTGTGCGGCGGCCGCGCTTAAGCTGCGCGCCGGCGGCAAGTGGACCGCCATCGTGGCGATCGGCGTCGTCTACTCGATCGCCATGTTCATTGGTTCGGGTGTCGAGGTCTTGTTGTGGGGAGCCGCGGTGGCGCTCGCCGGCCTGCCCATCCGGGCTATCTCGCGTTGGCTAAACGGCTCCAGCCGGGCGGCGGCGGAGAGTCCAGCCTCGCCTCTGGGATGA
- a CDS encoding IS1595 family transposase — MNITNPIFHDEAKAAAHIEQSRWPDGEPVCPFCESTGVTRMGGKTQAGMFLCNSCRDKFTCRTGTVMERSHLPLHKWLLATHLMAASKKGMSAKQMERMLGVTYKTAWFLCHRIREAMQDDGAPLGGEGKTVESDEAFVGGFKKKRLSGKVAPKKKIMTLVERDGRARSFHVTHIDHTNVRAALVTNVHRSSTLMTDDARWYKNVGREFAAHGSTLHALRQFSKGDGVHSNTAENFFSIFKRGVIGVYHHMSAVHMHRYLAEFDMRYSTKKISDGERASLILKGMEGRRLTYRRTNAVAA; from the coding sequence ATGAACATCACCAATCCGATCTTCCATGACGAAGCCAAAGCCGCCGCGCACATAGAGCAGTCGCGTTGGCCGGACGGTGAGCCCGTGTGCCCCTTCTGTGAGAGCACGGGCGTCACTCGCATGGGCGGCAAAACCCAAGCGGGCATGTTCCTGTGCAATTCCTGCCGCGACAAGTTCACTTGCCGAACCGGAACGGTGATGGAGCGCTCGCATCTGCCCCTCCACAAATGGCTTCTGGCAACGCACCTCATGGCCGCTTCCAAGAAGGGAATGTCCGCTAAGCAGATGGAACGTATGCTTGGCGTGACCTACAAAACGGCTTGGTTCCTTTGCCACCGCATCCGCGAGGCCATGCAGGACGATGGCGCTCCGCTCGGCGGCGAAGGCAAAACTGTTGAGAGCGACGAAGCCTTTGTCGGCGGCTTCAAGAAGAAGCGCCTGTCAGGCAAGGTTGCCCCGAAGAAGAAGATCATGACGCTGGTTGAGCGCGACGGTCGCGCCCGCAGCTTCCATGTCACTCACATCGATCATACGAACGTCCGCGCCGCGCTGGTCACCAACGTCCACCGCTCGTCCACGCTCATGACCGACGATGCGCGCTGGTATAAGAATGTTGGCCGTGAGTTCGCCGCTCACGGTTCGACGCTTCACGCCCTCCGCCAGTTCAGCAAAGGCGATGGCGTTCACAGCAACACCGCCGAGAACTTCTTCTCGATCTTCAAGCGCGGCGTCATTGGCGTCTATCACCACATGAGCGCCGTCCACATGCATCGTTATCTGGCCGAGTTCGACATGCGCTACTCGACCAAGAAGATCAGCGACGGTGAGCGTGCTTCGCTTATCCTTAAGGGCATGGAAGGCCGCCGCCTCACCTATCGGCGGACTAACGCAGTCGCAGCCTAA
- a CDS encoding DUF6456 domain-containing protein encodes MTNRLLSERAVGGRDGGKTLRPVTVNQAESPLGRLLARGFVSRRQFDAGEWLRWDWERAQLAPRVTMSWDAASIARGRGGSAPDQDLGGAQIDARKRFDEAAAAAGPGLADILWRVVCSGEGMREAESALGGPARASKLVLRFALDRFAHYYRIR; translated from the coding sequence ATGACGAACAGGTTACTAAGTGAACGGGCAGTTGGTGGGCGCGACGGAGGCAAGACCCTCCGGCCGGTTACGGTCAACCAGGCGGAGTCGCCTTTGGGCCGGCTGCTCGCACGAGGGTTCGTCAGCCGCAGACAATTCGACGCTGGTGAGTGGCTCCGGTGGGATTGGGAGCGCGCGCAACTCGCACCACGAGTTACGATGTCGTGGGACGCAGCTTCGATCGCGCGAGGCAGGGGAGGTTCGGCCCCGGATCAGGACTTGGGCGGCGCGCAAATTGATGCGCGCAAGCGTTTCGATGAGGCAGCGGCGGCTGCGGGCCCTGGACTGGCGGATATCCTTTGGCGCGTAGTCTGCTCGGGCGAAGGCATGCGCGAGGCAGAAAGCGCACTCGGCGGGCCAGCGCGTGCCAGCAAGCTTGTCCTCCGCTTCGCGCTGGATCGTTTCGCGCATTATTATCGGATCCGCTAA
- the fabG gene encoding 3-oxoacyl-[acyl-carrier-protein] reductase — translation MFDLTGMTALVTGASGGLGSAIARSLAGQGARLAVSGSNVDKLESFRAGLGGQHVALPCNLSDGAAVDQLVPQAVEALGGKLDILINNAGVTRDNLLMRMKDEEFEDVIRINLEAAFRLMRAAAKPMMKARFGRIISVTSVVGVTGNPGQANYVASKAGLIGMTKAVAQELASRNITVNAVAPGFMTSAMTDALNEQQRAGILSRIPAGAMGTGDDIGAACVYLASKEAGYVTGQTLHVNGGMAMP, via the coding sequence ATGTTCGACCTCACTGGGATGACTGCGCTGGTGACCGGCGCTTCGGGCGGTCTTGGAAGCGCAATCGCAAGGTCATTGGCCGGGCAGGGCGCGCGCCTCGCCGTCAGCGGCAGCAACGTCGATAAGCTCGAGAGCTTTCGCGCTGGTCTTGGCGGTCAACACGTCGCGCTCCCCTGCAACCTGTCCGATGGCGCCGCCGTCGACCAGCTCGTCCCGCAAGCCGTGGAAGCACTTGGGGGCAAGCTCGACATTCTCATCAACAATGCGGGCGTTACCCGAGACAACCTGCTCATGCGCATGAAGGACGAGGAGTTCGAGGACGTCATTCGTATCAACCTCGAAGCCGCGTTCCGCCTGATGCGCGCGGCCGCCAAGCCGATGATGAAGGCGCGCTTCGGGCGCATCATCTCCGTCACTTCGGTGGTCGGCGTTACCGGCAATCCTGGCCAAGCCAATTACGTCGCGTCGAAGGCGGGCCTTATCGGCATGACGAAGGCCGTCGCGCAGGAGCTCGCCAGCCGCAACATCACCGTCAACGCGGTTGCGCCCGGCTTCATGACTTCAGCCATGACGGATGCGCTCAACGAGCAGCAGCGCGCCGGCATTCTTTCGCGCATTCCAGCAGGCGCGATGGGCACCGGCGACGACATCGGGGCGGCCTGTGTCTACCTCGCGTCGAAGGAGGCGGGATACGTCACCGGCCAGACGCTTCACGTGAACGGCGGAATGGCGATGCCGTAA
- a CDS encoding PilZ domain-containing protein, giving the protein MPAFGKKIDGPTGRRRNVRQDVVLAASALTIDRSRTVLVEDVSAEGAKLRGRDLPGKGSQILFQLGKWEVFASVVWNGRDECGITFDERLDDERIGRLEREAHWGEVMGIG; this is encoded by the coding sequence ATGCCTGCGTTTGGAAAGAAGATTGATGGGCCGACCGGCCGTCGCCGGAACGTCAGACAAGATGTTGTCCTTGCCGCCTCGGCGTTGACGATAGACCGCTCGCGAACGGTTCTCGTCGAGGATGTTAGCGCCGAGGGAGCGAAGCTTCGCGGCCGGGATCTGCCCGGCAAGGGCTCGCAGATACTGTTCCAATTAGGAAAGTGGGAAGTGTTCGCATCCGTGGTCTGGAATGGCCGCGACGAATGCGGAATCACGTTCGACGAGCGACTTGATGACGAACGCATCGGCCGGCTGGAGCGGGAAGCTCATTGGGGCGAGGTCATGGGAATCGGCTGA
- a CDS encoding aromatic ring-hydroxylating dioxygenase subunit alpha has protein sequence MATHLRSVQPTSDPLDDMSLPGWLYYDPEFFEAEKKAFLRAAPQVVCHVNEIPQPGDWRTIEYLGESVIVIRGDDGEVRAFSNVCRHRGSRIVDSNAGCSKVLTCPYHAWSYARDGRLVGVPHRSEYPGLQTENLGLFPVALEHWRGFLFIALEPGAPSVAEMMAPYDDEVAPYRFEDLQAIGRVTLRPRDLNWKTIADNYSDGLHIPVGHPGLTRLFGKGYRIEANEHVDRMEGDLVDKESANPSERTYQRVLPSVPHLPASHQRKWLYYKLFPNVAFDIYPDQVDFMQFLPVSATEAVIREISYVVPDDRREMKVARHLNWRINRMVNTEDTELITRVQLGMQSPAYVAGPLGKSEVCLRSFAKKLRKLIPEARLDSPPPPGWSRLANAR, from the coding sequence ATGGCAACGCACCTTCGCTCGGTACAGCCGACCTCTGACCCGCTTGACGATATGAGTTTACCGGGATGGCTCTACTACGATCCCGAATTCTTCGAGGCGGAGAAGAAGGCCTTCCTGCGCGCTGCGCCGCAGGTCGTATGCCATGTCAACGAAATACCCCAACCGGGCGACTGGCGCACCATCGAATATCTCGGCGAAAGCGTCATCGTCATCCGCGGCGATGACGGCGAGGTCAGGGCTTTCTCGAACGTTTGCCGGCACCGCGGCTCGCGCATCGTCGATAGCAATGCAGGCTGCTCGAAAGTCCTGACGTGCCCTTACCATGCGTGGAGCTACGCGCGGGATGGGCGCCTGGTCGGCGTGCCGCATCGCAGCGAATATCCGGGCCTACAGACGGAGAATCTCGGCCTCTTTCCAGTGGCGCTGGAGCATTGGCGCGGGTTCCTGTTCATCGCGCTGGAGCCCGGCGCGCCGTCGGTCGCGGAGATGATGGCGCCTTACGACGATGAGGTCGCGCCTTATCGCTTCGAGGATCTTCAGGCGATCGGCCGCGTCACGCTGCGGCCGCGAGATCTCAACTGGAAAACGATTGCCGACAATTATTCCGACGGGCTTCACATCCCGGTCGGCCACCCCGGCCTGACGCGCCTGTTCGGCAAAGGCTACCGCATCGAGGCGAACGAGCACGTCGACCGGATGGAAGGCGATCTTGTCGACAAGGAATCGGCCAATCCGTCGGAACGCACTTACCAGCGCGTCCTGCCCTCGGTCCCGCATCTTCCCGCGAGCCATCAGCGCAAGTGGCTCTATTACAAGCTGTTCCCGAACGTCGCGTTCGATATCTACCCGGACCAGGTCGACTTCATGCAGTTCCTGCCGGTGAGTGCGACGGAGGCGGTGATCCGCGAGATCAGCTATGTCGTCCCCGACGACCGTCGCGAGATGAAAGTGGCGCGGCACCTGAACTGGCGCATCAACCGCATGGTCAATACCGAGGACACCGAGTTGATCACTCGCGTCCAGCTCGGCATGCAATCGCCTGCTTATGTCGCCGGGCCGCTCGGGAAGAGTGAAGTGTGCCTGAGGAGCTTCGCGAAGAAGCTCCGCAAGCTCATCCCAGAGGCGAGGCTGGACTCTCCGCCGCCGCCCGGCTGGAGCCGTTTAGCCAACGCGAGATAG
- a CDS encoding SDR family oxidoreductase, whose product MDVKGFAAVVTGAASGLGEATARELARRGAKVAVFDRDAGRGEAVAADIGGVFCEVDVTSDEKVAAAFEKARAAHGQERILVNCAGVANAAKTVARDKETKTAKFYPMQQFELAIQINLIGTFRCIANSAFGMVDLEPLADGERGVIISTASVAAEDGQIGQAAYSASKGGVLAMALPIARDLMNDGIRVNTILPGVFKTPMVSMMPANVQDALGAQVPFPKRLGQPEEYANLACFLIENPYMNAAAVRLDGGIRMAPR is encoded by the coding sequence ATGGACGTCAAAGGTTTTGCCGCTGTCGTGACGGGCGCCGCGTCGGGCCTGGGTGAAGCGACTGCCCGCGAGCTGGCACGGAGGGGCGCGAAGGTTGCCGTCTTTGACCGCGATGCCGGAAGGGGCGAGGCGGTTGCCGCAGACATCGGCGGCGTGTTCTGCGAAGTCGATGTGACGTCCGACGAGAAGGTTGCCGCCGCTTTCGAAAAGGCGCGCGCGGCCCATGGCCAGGAGCGCATCCTCGTTAACTGCGCCGGTGTAGCGAATGCCGCAAAGACCGTTGCGCGCGACAAGGAAACTAAGACCGCCAAGTTCTATCCGATGCAGCAGTTCGAGCTTGCCATCCAGATTAACCTGATCGGGACTTTCCGCTGTATCGCCAATTCGGCCTTTGGGATGGTCGATCTTGAACCGCTTGCCGATGGCGAGCGCGGTGTCATCATCAGCACGGCCTCGGTTGCCGCCGAGGACGGGCAAATCGGCCAGGCCGCTTATTCGGCATCGAAGGGCGGTGTTCTGGCTATGGCGTTGCCGATCGCCCGCGACCTGATGAACGACGGCATTCGCGTGAACACGATTCTGCCGGGTGTCTTCAAGACCCCAATGGTCTCGATGATGCCGGCCAACGTGCAAGACGCGCTTGGCGCGCAGGTGCCTTTCCCGAAGCGACTTGGCCAGCCCGAGGAATATGCGAACCTAGCCTGCTTCCTAATCGAAAATCCTTACATGAACGCTGCGGCGGTTCGCCTCGACGGTGGCATCCGCATGGCGCCGCGGTGA
- the fabD gene encoding ACP S-malonyltransferase, whose product MRAFIFPGQGSQAVGMGAALAEASRTAQDVFQEVDEALGQNLFRLMRDGPDDELKLTENAQPAIMAHSIAVFRALTKDGGVDLAKAANFVAGHSLGEYSALCAAGSFDLPTTAKLLKLRGQAMQQAVPVGQGAMAALLGADLVLAQKIADAAAHGEVCTVANDNDPSQVVISGSKAAIDRAIEMAKDMGAKRAIPLPVSAPFHCPLMQPAADAMQDALSYVVVGAPLVPVFANVTAQPETDPDTIRNQLVEQVTGMVRWRESVANMFDAGVEEFVELGGKVLGPIVKRIAPDAKVTSLTSIDDIEALAKEIA is encoded by the coding sequence ATGCGCGCTTTCATTTTTCCGGGGCAGGGCAGCCAGGCCGTTGGTATGGGCGCAGCGCTCGCCGAGGCGAGCCGGACCGCGCAGGACGTGTTTCAGGAAGTCGACGAAGCGCTCGGCCAGAACTTGTTTCGCCTCATGCGCGATGGCCCCGACGATGAGCTGAAGCTCACTGAAAATGCGCAGCCCGCGATTATGGCGCATTCGATCGCCGTATTCCGCGCCCTCACGAAAGACGGTGGCGTCGACCTTGCGAAGGCTGCGAATTTCGTCGCCGGGCATAGCCTCGGCGAATATTCCGCACTTTGCGCAGCCGGCTCGTTCGACCTTCCGACCACCGCCAAGCTCTTGAAGTTGCGCGGGCAGGCAATGCAGCAGGCCGTACCAGTGGGGCAGGGCGCGATGGCCGCGCTGCTTGGCGCTGACCTCGTACTTGCGCAGAAGATAGCGGACGCCGCTGCGCACGGCGAAGTCTGTACCGTCGCCAACGATAATGACCCCAGTCAGGTCGTTATCTCCGGTAGCAAGGCGGCAATCGACCGCGCGATCGAGATGGCGAAAGACATGGGTGCCAAGCGCGCAATCCCGCTCCCCGTTTCGGCGCCGTTCCACTGCCCGCTGATGCAGCCTGCGGCCGACGCGATGCAGGACGCGCTCAGTTATGTAGTCGTCGGGGCGCCGCTCGTGCCCGTGTTCGCGAATGTGACGGCACAGCCGGAGACTGACCCGGACACCATCCGAAATCAACTCGTCGAGCAGGTGACTGGCATGGTGCGCTGGCGCGAAAGTGTCGCGAACATGTTCGACGCTGGTGTGGAGGAATTTGTGGAGCTTGGCGGCAAGGTGCTCGGCCCCATTGTCAAGCGCATCGCGCCCGACGCGAAGGTGACCAGCCTCACATCCATCGACGACATCGAAGCGCTGGCGAAGGAGATTGCGTGA
- the rpsR gene encoding 30S ribosomal protein S18, with product MARAFFRRRKSCPFSGKDAPKIDYKDVRLLQGFVSERGKIVPSRITAVSSKKQRELAKAIKRSRHIGLLPYVVK from the coding sequence ATGGCCCGCGCATTCTTCCGCCGCCGCAAGTCGTGCCCCTTCTCGGGCAAGGACGCGCCGAAGATCGATTACAAAGACGTTCGTCTGCTGCAGGGCTTCGTGTCCGAGCGTGGCAAGATCGTTCCCAGCCGCATCACTGCTGTTTCTTCGAAGAAGCAGCGTGAGCTGGCCAAGGCGATCAAGCGCTCGCGCCACATCGGCCTTCTTCCCTACGTCGTGAAGTAA